The proteins below come from a single Acaryochloris sp. CCMEE 5410 genomic window:
- the rpsK gene encoding 30S ribosomal protein S11 codes for MAPQSKRSGGRKQKKHVPNGVAHIQSTFNNTIVTISDASGDVVSWASAGSSGFKGAKKGTPFAAQTASESAARRAMDQGMRQIEVMVSGPGAGRETAIRALQGAGLEITLIRDVTPIPHNGCRPPKRRRV; via the coding sequence ATGGCTCCACAATCTAAACGCTCCGGTGGACGGAAGCAAAAAAAGCATGTCCCCAATGGGGTGGCTCACATCCAGTCCACATTCAATAACACAATTGTCACCATTAGCGATGCCAGTGGTGATGTCGTATCCTGGGCCTCTGCAGGCTCAAGCGGTTTCAAAGGCGCTAAAAAAGGGACTCCCTTTGCCGCTCAAACTGCTTCAGAAAGCGCAGCTCGTCGGGCCATGGATCAAGGCATGCGCCAAATCGAAGTGATGGTGAGTGGCCCGGGGGCCGGTCGTGAGACAGCGATTCGTGCGCTTCAAGGTGCAGGACTTGAAATCACTTTAATCCGAGATGTTACCCCCATTCCTCACAACGGTTGTCGTCCTCCAAAACGACGTCGCGTCTAG
- the rpsM gene encoding 30S ribosomal protein S13, translated as MARIAGVDLPRDKRIEIGLTYIYGIGLTRSQEILAATGVNPDTRVRELGDQDVAALRNAVAGYQVEGDLRRWESMNVKRLMDIGSYRGRRHRAGLPVRGQRTRTNSRTRRSAKRTVAGKKKAPSKK; from the coding sequence GTGGCACGGATTGCCGGAGTAGACCTGCCCCGCGATAAGCGGATCGAGATTGGTCTGACCTATATATATGGAATTGGCTTGACCAGATCCCAAGAGATCTTGGCAGCGACGGGCGTTAACCCTGATACCCGAGTGAGAGAATTGGGCGATCAGGATGTCGCTGCTCTTCGTAATGCTGTGGCTGGCTATCAGGTAGAGGGTGACTTACGCCGATGGGAATCCATGAATGTCAAGAGACTGATGGATATTGGTTCCTATCGAGGACGTCGTCATCGGGCTGGCTTACCCGTTCGAGGCCAGCGGACTCGGACAAATAGTCGAACAAGGCGGAGTGCTAAGCGGACGGTGGCTGGTAAGAAGAAGGCTCCCAGCAAGAAGTAA
- the rpmJ gene encoding 50S ribosomal protein L36 has translation MKVRSSVRRMCDKCRVIRRRGRVMVICSNPKHKQRQG, from the coding sequence ATGAAAGTTCGTTCATCCGTTCGGAGAATGTGTGACAAATGCCGAGTCATTCGTCGGCGAGGTCGCGTGATGGTGATTTGTTCTAACCCCAAGCATAAACAACGCCAAGGTTAA
- the metH gene encoding methionine synthase, protein MKSVFLDRLHSPERPVIVFDGAMGTSLQMQNLTAEDFGGPEYEGCNEYLIQTKPDAVATVHRNFLKAGADVIETDTFGATSIVLAEYDLADRAYELNKAAAELAKQVTAEFSTPEKPRFVAGSMGPGTKLPTLGHIDFDTLKAAYVEQAKGLFDGGADLLLVETCQDVLQIKAALNAIEVVFAEKGARLPLMVSVTVENFGTMLVGSEIGAALTVLEPYPIDILGLNCATGPDLMKEHIKYLSEQSPFIVSCIPNAGLPENVGGQAHYRLTPMELRMALMHFIEDLGVQVIGGCCGTRPDHIQQLAEMSQDLKPKSREIGSRQSLPPYAPLPFVPAAASIMTTQSYDQDNSFLIVGERLNASGSKKCRETLNAEDWDGLVSLARSQVKEGAHVLDVNVDYVGRDGERDMRELASRLVNTVSLPLMLDSTEWTKMEAGLKVAGGKCILNSTNYEDGEERFYKVLELAKTYGAGVVVGTIDEDGMARTAEKKFEIAKRAYDDAINYGIPAYEIFFDPLALPASTGIEEDRNNANATINAIRQIRDELPGCHIILGVSNVSFGLNPAARVTLNSVFLHEAMAVGMDAAIVSASKILPLAKIEEEHKAVCLDLIYDRRQFDGEVCTYDPLTKLTTLFEGKTTKRDRSVDTSLPVEERLKNHIIDGERIGLEEQLDIALKDHAPLAIINTFLLDGMKVVGELFGSGQMQLPFVLQSAQTMKAAVAYLEPMMDKEEADDSGKGTVVIATVKGDVHDIGKNLVDIILSNNGYQVINLGIKQPVDTIIAAYREHNADCIAMSGLLVKSTAFMKDNLETFNQEGITVPVILGGAALTPKFVNQDCQNTYNGQVIYGKDAFADLHFMDKLMPAKTDGQWDNLKGFLNEQAQASESVSINGSQPQENEAEATTATTPVDTRRSEAVDIDIDRPTPPFWGTTILQPEDLPFDELFWHLDLQALIAGQWQFRKPKDQSREDYDAFLDQKVYPILNQWKQRIVAEKLLHPQAIYGYFPCLAEENSLHIYDPTVAENPGDTLPEPVTTFTFPRQKSMRRLCIADFFLPKDKGIAEKRFDVFPMQAVTVGDIATEFAQKLFAGDEYTEYLYFHGLAVQTAEAIAEWTHARIRRELGYSESEPDNIRDMLAQRYQGSRYSFGYPACPNMQDQYKQLDLLQTDRIKLHMDESEQLYPEQSTTAIMVYHPVAKYFSA, encoded by the coding sequence ATGAAGAGTGTTTTCCTCGATCGGCTCCATAGTCCCGAACGCCCTGTCATTGTTTTTGACGGTGCCATGGGAACCTCTCTACAGATGCAAAATCTGACAGCAGAAGATTTTGGTGGTCCAGAGTATGAAGGGTGTAATGAATACCTAATCCAGACGAAACCAGATGCTGTAGCTACGGTTCATCGCAACTTCTTGAAGGCCGGGGCAGACGTTATCGAGACAGATACCTTTGGGGCGACTTCGATTGTCTTGGCTGAATATGATTTAGCAGATCGCGCCTATGAATTGAATAAAGCTGCTGCTGAACTTGCCAAGCAGGTCACTGCTGAATTCTCAACTCCTGAAAAACCTCGGTTTGTAGCTGGCTCGATGGGTCCAGGTACAAAGCTTCCCACACTCGGACATATTGATTTCGATACGCTGAAGGCGGCTTATGTCGAGCAAGCTAAAGGACTGTTCGACGGAGGTGCCGATCTCCTTTTGGTCGAGACCTGCCAGGATGTCTTACAAATCAAGGCAGCTTTGAACGCGATTGAAGTCGTCTTTGCCGAAAAAGGGGCCAGACTCCCCTTAATGGTGTCTGTGACGGTGGAAAATTTCGGCACCATGCTGGTGGGATCTGAGATTGGTGCAGCACTGACTGTTCTGGAACCCTATCCCATCGATATTCTGGGGCTAAACTGTGCCACTGGCCCCGATTTGATGAAGGAGCATATCAAATATTTATCCGAGCAATCGCCGTTTATTGTCTCCTGTATTCCCAATGCTGGGTTACCTGAAAATGTGGGGGGGCAAGCCCATTACCGCTTAACGCCAATGGAGCTGCGGATGGCGTTAATGCATTTTATTGAAGACTTAGGAGTTCAGGTGATTGGGGGGTGCTGTGGCACTCGCCCGGACCATATTCAACAGCTAGCGGAGATGTCCCAGGATCTCAAACCTAAGTCACGAGAGATTGGCTCACGGCAAAGTTTACCGCCCTATGCCCCATTGCCCTTTGTGCCTGCGGCAGCCTCAATTATGACAACCCAGTCCTACGATCAGGACAATTCCTTTTTGATTGTGGGGGAACGGCTGAATGCCAGTGGGTCTAAAAAATGTCGCGAAACCCTGAATGCAGAAGATTGGGATGGGTTGGTATCCTTGGCGCGATCGCAAGTCAAAGAGGGTGCCCACGTCCTCGATGTCAATGTGGACTACGTGGGTCGCGATGGCGAGCGGGATATGCGAGAACTGGCCTCCCGCCTCGTGAATACCGTCTCACTGCCCCTGATGCTCGACTCCACCGAGTGGACGAAGATGGAGGCGGGCCTAAAAGTGGCCGGGGGGAAATGCATCCTTAACTCCACGAACTATGAAGATGGGGAAGAACGGTTCTACAAGGTTTTAGAGCTGGCCAAAACCTATGGTGCTGGCGTGGTGGTGGGCACCATCGACGAAGATGGTATGGCTCGAACGGCAGAGAAAAAGTTTGAAATTGCCAAGCGGGCCTATGATGACGCCATTAACTATGGCATCCCTGCCTATGAAATCTTTTTTGATCCACTAGCCTTACCCGCCTCGACGGGGATTGAAGAGGATCGAAACAATGCCAATGCCACCATCAATGCCATTCGGCAGATTCGAGATGAGCTGCCGGGTTGTCATATTATCTTGGGCGTCTCCAATGTTTCCTTTGGCTTAAATCCGGCAGCCCGCGTCACCCTCAACTCAGTGTTTCTGCATGAAGCGATGGCGGTGGGGATGGATGCAGCGATTGTCAGTGCCAGTAAGATTCTGCCCCTGGCCAAAATTGAGGAGGAGCATAAAGCGGTCTGTTTAGATCTGATCTATGACCGCCGCCAGTTTGATGGGGAGGTTTGTACCTATGACCCCCTGACCAAGCTGACGACGCTGTTTGAAGGCAAGACGACGAAGCGCGATCGCAGTGTCGATACCTCTCTTCCCGTAGAAGAACGCCTCAAAAACCACATCATTGATGGGGAGCGCATTGGTTTAGAAGAACAGCTTGATATTGCCCTTAAGGACCACGCACCCTTGGCCATCATCAATACCTTCCTATTGGATGGCATGAAAGTGGTGGGGGAACTGTTCGGCTCAGGGCAAATGCAGCTTCCCTTTGTGTTGCAGTCTGCCCAAACCATGAAAGCGGCAGTCGCCTATCTGGAACCGATGATGGATAAGGAAGAAGCCGACGATAGTGGCAAAGGCACCGTTGTCATTGCCACCGTCAAAGGTGATGTCCATGATATTGGCAAAAACCTAGTGGACATTATCCTGTCCAATAACGGCTATCAGGTAATCAATCTGGGTATCAAGCAGCCCGTGGATACGATTATTGCCGCCTATCGAGAGCATAATGCTGACTGCATTGCCATGAGTGGATTGCTGGTGAAGTCCACCGCCTTTATGAAGGACAATCTGGAAACCTTTAACCAAGAAGGCATCACTGTTCCCGTGATTCTGGGAGGTGCTGCCCTCACGCCCAAGTTTGTCAATCAAGACTGCCAAAACACCTACAACGGCCAAGTGATTTACGGCAAAGACGCCTTTGCCGACCTGCACTTTATGGATAAACTGATGCCCGCCAAAACCGACGGGCAATGGGATAACCTCAAAGGCTTCTTAAATGAGCAGGCTCAGGCTTCTGAGTCAGTCTCGATAAATGGCTCTCAGCCCCAGGAGAACGAAGCAGAAGCTACCACTGCAACAACGCCTGTGGATACCCGACGTTCAGAAGCGGTGGATATCGATATCGATCGGCCTACCCCACCCTTCTGGGGAACCACCATCTTGCAGCCCGAAGATCTGCCTTTTGATGAACTCTTCTGGCATTTAGATCTGCAAGCCCTAATTGCTGGACAATGGCAATTCCGCAAGCCCAAGGATCAGTCCCGAGAAGACTACGATGCTTTCCTAGATCAGAAGGTCTACCCCATCTTGAACCAGTGGAAACAGCGCATCGTTGCCGAAAAGCTGCTGCATCCCCAGGCAATTTATGGTTACTTCCCCTGCTTAGCCGAAGAGAACTCCCTCCACATTTATGATCCAACAGTGGCGGAGAACCCTGGCGATACCTTACCTGAACCCGTCACCACCTTTACCTTCCCTCGTCAGAAGTCCATGCGGCGGCTGTGTATTGCCGACTTCTTTTTGCCTAAGGATAAAGGCATCGCTGAAAAGAGGTTTGACGTTTTTCCCATGCAGGCGGTCACAGTGGGAGACATTGCCACGGAGTTTGCTCAAAAGCTCTTCGCAGGTGACGAATACACTGAATATCTCTACTTCCACGGTTTAGCCGTCCAAACGGCGGAGGCCATCGCGGAATGGACTCATGCTCGCATTCGGCGGGAGTTGGGTTATAGCGAGAGTGAGCCGGACAATATCCGAGATATGCTGGCCCAGCGATATCAAGGCTCTCGGTACAGTTTTGGCTATCCGGCTTGTCCAAATATGCAAGATCAGTACAAGCAGCTTGACCTGCTGCAAACGGACCGGATTAAGTTGCATATGGATGAAAGTGAACAGCTCTATCCTGAGCAATCCACCACGGCGATTATGGTTTATCACCCCGTCGCTAAATACTTCAGCGCTTAA
- a CDS encoding AbrB/MazE/SpoVT family DNA-binding domain-containing protein, protein MTTLKIRKVGNSLGATFPKEVLQKLKLQEGDTVYVTETPDGVQLTPYDPNFDQAMEAYRKVSNKYRNALRQLAE, encoded by the coding sequence ATGACGACGCTGAAAATTCGCAAAGTTGGTAATTCCCTAGGGGCAACATTCCCGAAAGAGGTATTGCAGAAACTAAAACTTCAGGAAGGCGATACTGTATACGTTACTGAAACCCCCGATGGTGTTCAATTGACACCCTATGATCCAAATTTCGATCAGGCCATGGAGGCTTATCGAAAAGTCAGCAACAAATATAGGAATGCCTTACGGCAACTCGCAGAGTAA
- a CDS encoding type II toxin-antitoxin system death-on-curing family toxin yields the protein MDDLFWLDERIIRVIHEDQLSQHGGSSGIRDENLLLASLARPQNLYTYGNTVTLFDLATAYGFGLIKNHPFVDGNKRTAFLAMAIFLEVNGYSLEVSETEVVVKMEGLATDLETQKTISKWLRENSLTQ from the coding sequence GTGGATGACCTATTTTGGCTGGACGAAAGAATTATTCGAGTGATCCATGAGGATCAGCTGAGCCAGCATGGTGGAAGTTCTGGTATCCGAGATGAGAATTTGCTGTTGGCCAGTCTGGCTCGACCTCAAAACTTATATACCTACGGCAACACGGTCACTCTATTTGATTTGGCCACAGCCTATGGTTTTGGTCTGATTAAAAATCACCCGTTTGTCGATGGCAATAAACGAACTGCTTTCTTAGCAATGGCGATCTTTCTTGAAGTAAATGGTTATTCTCTGGAGGTTTCAGAAACAGAAGTGGTTGTCAAAATGGAAGGGCTAGCAACGGATCTAGAGACTCAAAAGACTATCTCAAAATGGCTTAGGGAGAATTCTCTAACGCAGTAG
- a CDS encoding Uma2 family endonuclease, with the protein MQTQQPVVKIPKTLPAEQRLTLNNIDWKTYENILAAFGEHRAVRLHYSAGVLELMVPLEAHENPSDVIGVFIRTLAFESGQNIKGMASTTLRRKELLKGAEPDRGYYIQNESVVRGRTVDLDVDPPPDLVVEVDISHTDINKNDLYAQMGVPELWRFDGQILRIYQLEQGQYQDAPVSPTFPWVPLERFYHFLQQCKTVGETPAYRELKTWVQDHAPKL; encoded by the coding sequence ATGCAAACTCAGCAGCCTGTTGTCAAAATTCCAAAAACCTTGCCCGCTGAGCAGCGCCTCACCTTAAATAATATTGACTGGAAAACCTATGAGAACATTCTGGCTGCCTTTGGTGAACATCGAGCGGTGCGGCTTCACTATAGTGCTGGAGTTCTAGAGCTTATGGTCCCCCTAGAAGCTCACGAAAACCCCAGTGATGTAATTGGGGTTTTTATTCGCACCTTGGCTTTTGAATCTGGCCAAAACATTAAGGGCATGGCCTCCACCACCCTCAGACGAAAGGAGCTTCTTAAAGGGGCTGAGCCGGATCGAGGCTATTACATCCAGAATGAATCGGTGGTCCGAGGGCGAACGGTCGATCTCGATGTTGACCCACCCCCTGACCTAGTGGTGGAAGTAGACATTAGTCATACGGATATCAACAAAAACGACCTCTATGCCCAAATGGGAGTCCCTGAACTGTGGCGCTTTGATGGCCAAATATTGAGAATTTATCAGTTGGAGCAAGGACAATATCAGGATGCTCCCGTCAGTCCCACCTTTCCCTGGGTGCCGCTGGAACGGTTCTATCATTTTCTTCAGCAATGCAAAACGGTAGGAGAGACACCCGCTTATAGGGAGTTAAAAACTTGGGTTCAGGACCATGCACCTAAACTGTAA
- a CDS encoding glycerophosphodiester phosphodiesterase, whose amino-acid sequence MVPQITAHRGYSQLAPENTIPAFELAIEHQADFIELDVQETKDHGLVVIHDSHLLRLAGCDRNLWNLTTSELANLDVGQWFGEAFKHTRIPSLASVMDLAKDRVNLNLELKIHGHEQKLVSQVVELIHEKNWQQNCVVSSLDFDILRQVRTLDPGLTIGPVIPPARPEYPDFEVDFYSLHFTLATPERVKRAHAEGKAIHAWTVNQPDDMQRMIEHGVDNIITDQSAVFQDLNALK is encoded by the coding sequence ATGGTGCCCCAAATTACGGCTCACCGAGGCTATTCTCAGTTAGCCCCAGAGAATACGATTCCTGCTTTTGAGCTAGCGATTGAACACCAGGCTGATTTTATTGAACTGGATGTCCAAGAGACTAAAGATCATGGGTTGGTGGTGATTCATGATAGTCATTTGTTGCGTCTTGCAGGGTGCGATCGCAACCTCTGGAACCTAACTACCTCTGAGCTGGCAAACCTAGATGTCGGTCAGTGGTTTGGGGAGGCGTTTAAGCATACTCGAATCCCTTCTCTAGCCTCAGTGATGGATTTAGCTAAGGACCGCGTCAATTTAAACCTGGAGCTAAAAATTCACGGTCATGAACAAAAACTCGTCAGTCAGGTGGTTGAACTGATTCACGAAAAAAATTGGCAGCAAAACTGCGTGGTGTCCTCGCTCGATTTTGATATTTTGCGGCAGGTACGAACGCTAGATCCTGGGTTGACGATTGGCCCAGTCATTCCCCCTGCTCGACCTGAGTATCCTGATTTTGAGGTCGATTTTTATTCACTTCACTTCACCCTCGCTACACCAGAACGAGTCAAACGAGCCCATGCAGAAGGAAAAGCCATTCATGCCTGGACGGTTAATCAGCCTGATGATATGCAGCGCATGATTGAACATGGGGTAGACAATATCATCACCGATCAATCTGCAGTATTTCAGGATCTAAATGCACTGAAATAG
- a CDS encoding bifunctional diguanylate cyclase/phosphodiesterase, producing MQCEIQSSIAVGFTETFSQEKIPKDLEKGIGFYKTIIRNLPDLVWLKDIDGVYLACNNRFEDFVGFPEQEIVGKTDHELVDARLADLSRRHDTEVILQGYPSVIEEWTTFASDGHGELLEVSRVPIQDAQGELIGLLGIGHNITSHRESEEKLQQSEERFSLAMRGANDGLWDWNLETDEVYYSPRWKSMLGYENDELAHDLSTWENLVHPEDKKKVLALVEDYLDGKSDAFDVEMRMQHKAGHEIYVLSRAFLAHRATDGKAVRLVGTHVDITARKKAEAFDDKNAEILEMIATGKPAAKIYDEIALMYESRHPGMRCSMLELQDGRLMHGGAPSLPKEYCDAVHGLQNGPNVGSCGTSTYTGKRVLVENIETDPKWAKIKHVALPHGMRCCWSEPIKNSSGIVLGAFGMYYNHPALPNEAESNDLKSAARLAGIVMERDQAQKRIRELAFIDTLTGLASRAHFYQNLEVAIKRSERNASRLGLLYIDLDNFKGVNDSLGHDAGDLLLREIGHRLQRVARDIDFVARLSGDEFCILVTEVDDDYAASKVAQRCLEEVSQPIELSARKFTPACSIGIAHYPDDGRELSTLIKAADTSLYAAKERGKNRYAFYQPQLTEQAEYRFRVEQNLREAVEKQQLSLVYQPQVELFSGNIIGVEALSRWHHSQLGEVLPTEFIATAERIGMMKPLTEWVLKTACNQAVAWKKAGLPTIRMAVNISPAQFLDKDFVSLIQHVLEETGMVPTELKLEVTESVVQTDQQNLSIFRELKNLGVLLAIDDFGKGYSSFASLKHLTVDCLKIDKYFIDDMLVDLKSQTLIAAMIDMGHNLDHEIIAEGVETVEQYQMLQQFGCETAQGYLLSKPVSPDSISKILKLNRLTHLAHLDANPLHLR from the coding sequence ATGCAATGCGAGATTCAATCGTCTATAGCTGTAGGCTTTACAGAGACTTTTAGTCAAGAAAAAATTCCAAAAGATCTCGAAAAAGGGATTGGCTTTTACAAAACAATTATTCGCAACTTGCCTGATCTTGTCTGGTTAAAGGATATCGATGGAGTATATCTAGCCTGCAATAATCGTTTCGAGGATTTTGTTGGATTTCCTGAACAAGAAATCGTAGGTAAAACCGACCACGAATTAGTGGATGCTCGGTTGGCCGATTTGTCTCGGAGGCACGATACGGAGGTCATACTCCAAGGATACCCATCCGTAATCGAGGAATGGACAACTTTTGCTAGTGATGGACACGGTGAACTTCTGGAAGTCAGCAGGGTTCCCATTCAAGATGCTCAGGGAGAACTGATTGGGTTACTCGGCATTGGCCACAATATTACGTCTCATAGAGAGTCAGAAGAGAAATTACAACAGAGTGAGGAACGGTTTTCGTTAGCGATGCGCGGAGCTAATGATGGCCTGTGGGATTGGAATTTGGAAACAGATGAAGTTTATTACTCACCTCGCTGGAAAAGCATGCTGGGTTATGAGAATGATGAACTTGCCCATGATTTAAGCACTTGGGAAAACCTAGTTCACCCAGAGGATAAAAAGAAGGTCCTGGCACTGGTTGAAGATTATCTAGATGGCAAATCTGATGCATTTGATGTAGAAATGCGGATGCAGCACAAAGCGGGCCATGAGATATATGTACTCTCTCGGGCATTCTTGGCTCATCGGGCGACAGATGGTAAGGCTGTTCGTCTAGTGGGGACCCATGTTGACATCACAGCTCGGAAAAAAGCTGAAGCCTTTGACGATAAAAATGCTGAAATTTTGGAGATGATTGCGACAGGAAAACCAGCCGCAAAAATCTATGATGAAATTGCCTTAATGTATGAATCTCGTCATCCTGGCATGCGTTGTTCAATGCTGGAGCTACAAGATGGTCGACTGATGCATGGTGGAGCTCCCAGTCTGCCGAAGGAATACTGTGATGCGGTTCATGGGTTGCAAAACGGCCCTAATGTGGGCTCCTGTGGCACATCCACCTATACCGGCAAGCGGGTGTTGGTTGAGAATATTGAAACGGATCCCAAATGGGCCAAGATCAAACATGTCGCCCTTCCCCATGGCATGCGTTGCTGCTGGTCTGAGCCAATTAAAAATTCGTCAGGTATCGTCTTGGGCGCATTTGGCATGTACTATAACCACCCTGCTTTGCCTAATGAAGCGGAGTCCAATGATCTGAAATCGGCAGCAAGGCTGGCTGGGATTGTGATGGAGCGGGACCAGGCCCAGAAAAGGATTCGAGAATTAGCTTTTATCGATACCTTAACGGGGTTGGCCAGTCGTGCTCACTTTTATCAGAATCTTGAGGTTGCCATTAAGCGCTCTGAGCGCAATGCATCTCGTTTAGGCCTGCTCTATATTGATTTAGATAACTTCAAGGGCGTGAATGACAGTCTGGGGCATGATGCTGGTGACTTGCTGCTCAGAGAAATTGGGCACCGGTTGCAGCGAGTTGCGCGTGATATTGATTTTGTCGCTCGCCTGAGTGGAGATGAATTCTGTATTTTGGTGACAGAGGTTGATGATGACTATGCGGCTTCTAAGGTCGCCCAACGTTGCCTTGAAGAGGTATCCCAGCCCATTGAACTATCGGCGCGGAAGTTTACGCCAGCGTGCAGTATTGGGATTGCCCACTATCCTGATGATGGCCGGGAGCTGTCCACCTTAATTAAAGCGGCTGATACGTCCCTGTATGCGGCAAAAGAGCGCGGAAAAAATCGGTATGCTTTCTATCAACCACAGCTGACTGAGCAAGCAGAATATCGGTTCCGCGTGGAGCAAAATTTAAGGGAGGCGGTCGAAAAACAGCAATTGTCCTTGGTGTACCAACCTCAGGTTGAGCTCTTTTCCGGCAATATTATTGGGGTTGAGGCATTGTCCCGTTGGCATCATTCCCAACTGGGGGAGGTGTTACCGACGGAATTTATTGCCACAGCCGAAAGAATAGGAATGATGAAGCCCCTGACAGAATGGGTGTTGAAAACAGCCTGTAATCAGGCCGTTGCTTGGAAGAAGGCGGGGTTGCCAACGATTCGGATGGCTGTGAATATTTCTCCTGCCCAATTCTTGGATAAGGATTTTGTGTCCTTGATTCAGCATGTTCTAGAGGAAACAGGTATGGTGCCGACGGAATTAAAGCTGGAAGTAACGGAGAGTGTGGTGCAAACCGATCAGCAAAATCTCTCGATCTTCCGAGAATTAAAAAATCTGGGTGTCTTGCTAGCCATCGACGATTTTGGCAAAGGCTATTCTTCGTTTGCTTCTCTTAAACACTTGACGGTGGATTGTCTAAAAATCGATAAATATTTTATTGATGATATGTTGGTTGATCTGAAATCACAGACTTTAATTGCTGCCATGATTGATATGGGCCACAATCTAGATCATGAAATTATTGCCGAAGGTGTGGAGACCGTAGAGCAGTATCAAATGCTGCAACAGTTTGGCTGTGAAACAGCTCAGGGATATTTGCTGAGCAAACCGGTTAGCCCAGATTCCATCTCGAAAATTCTGAAGCTTAATCGTTTGACTCATCTAGCACATTTAGATGCTAACCCTTTGCATTTGAGGTAA